A part of Thalassophryne amazonica chromosome 3, fThaAma1.1, whole genome shotgun sequence genomic DNA contains:
- the LOC117507197 gene encoding twist-related protein 2-like, whose product MREEVSCTNSPEGGLGASEEELERASKKTIQSVNRKRSPYPKKDSVGTAEESGAGSPNSLLPSGPKRLKKSPSTVVSLAPTSLGPRPDQPFEDLHSQRVIANVRERQRTQSLNDAFASLRKIIPTLPSDKLSKIQILKLASRYIDFLYQVLQSDEMDAKLASCNYLAHERLSYAFSVWRMEGAWAMSTSH is encoded by the coding sequence ATGAGAGAAGAGGTGTCCTGCACCAACTCCCCTGAAGGAGGGCTGGGAGCCAGCGAAGAAGAACTGGAGAGGGCATCTAAGAAGACGATCCAATCAGTAAACCGAAAACGTTCCCCTTATCCCAAGAAGGACAGTGTGGGCACAGCAGAGGAGAGCGGAGCCGGCAGTCCAAACAGCCTTCTGCCGTCCGGGCCGAAGCGGCTGAAGAAAAGCCCTTCGACAGTCGTGTCGCTGGCTCCCACATCGCTGGGCCCCAGGCCAGATCAGCCTTTTGAGGACCTCCACTCTCAGCGCGTCATTGCCAACGTGCGGGAACGTCAGCGTACACAGTCACTGAATGACGCCTTTGCCTCTCTACGCAAGATCATCCCCACGCTACCATCAGACAAGCTGAGCAAAATCCAGATCCTGAAGCTGGCTTCACGCTACATCGACTTCCTCTACCAAGTGCTGCAGAGTGACGAGATGGACGCCAAGCTGGCCAGCTGCAACTACCTGGCCCATGAAAGACTGAGCTACGCCTTCTCCGTATGGAGGATGGAGGGGGCCTGGGCCATGTCCACCAGCCACTAG